The following are encoded in a window of Acinonyx jubatus isolate Ajub_Pintada_27869175 chromosome D4, VMU_Ajub_asm_v1.0, whole genome shotgun sequence genomic DNA:
- the IER5L gene encoding immediate early response gene 5-like protein, whose protein sequence is MECALDAQSLISISLRKIHSSRTQRGGIKLHKNLLVSYVLRNARQLYLSERYAELYRRQQQQQQQQQQQQQPPHHQHQHLAYAAPGMPASAADFGPLQLGGGGDAEAREPAARHQLHQLHQLHQLHLQQQLHQHQHPAPRGCAAAAAGAPAGGAGALSELPGCAALQPPHGAPHRGQPLEPLQPGPAPLPPPAPAALCPRDPRASAACSAPSAPPAAAPQAAAGASPPASPAPASSPGFYRGAYPAPSDFGVHCSSQTTVLDLDTHVVTTVENGYLHQDCCASAHCPCCGQGAPGPGLASAAGCKRKYYPGQEEDEDDEEDAGDLGAEPPGGAPFAPCKRARFEDFCPDSSPDASNISNLISIFGSGFSGLVSRQPDSSEQPPPLNGQLCAKQALASLGAWTRAIVAF, encoded by the coding sequence ATGGAGTGCGCCCTGGACGCCCAGAGCCTGATCAGCATCTCCCTGCGCAAGATCCACAGCTCCCGGACCCAGCGCGGCGGCATCAAGCTGCACAAGAACCTCCTGGTGTCCTACGTGCTCCGCAACGCGCGCCAGCTCTACCTGAGCGAGCGCTACGCCGAGCTCTACCGgcgccagcagcagcagcagcaacagcagcagcaacagcagcagccgCCCCACCACCAGCACCAGCACCTCGCGTACGCGGCGCCCGGCATGCCGGCCAgcgcggccgacttcggcccgcTCCAACTTGGCGGCGGCGGGGACGCGGAGGCGCGCGAGCCGGCCGCTCGGCACCAGCTGCACCAGCTCCACCAGCTCCACCAGCTGCACCTCCAGCAGCAGCTGCACCAGCACCAGCACCCGGCGCCCAGGGgctgcgcggcggcggcggccggggcgcCCGCGGGCGGCGCGGGGGCGCTCTCGGAGCTGCCCGGGTGCGCCGCGCTCCAGCCGCCGCACGGCGCGCCCCACCGCGGGCAGCCCTTGGAGCCGCTGCAGCCGGGTCCTgcgccgctgccgccgcccgcgcccgccgcgcTCTGCCCGCGGGACCCTCGCGCCTCGGCCGCCTGCTCCGCGCCCTCCGCGCCCCCAGCGGCCGCCCCTCAGGCCGCTGCTGGCGCCTCCCCGCCCGCCTCCCCggcccccgcctcctcccccggCTTCTACCGGGGCGCGTACCCGGCCCCCTCGGACTTCGGCGTGCACTGCAGCAGCCAGACCACCGTGCTGGACCTGGACACTCACGTGGTGACCACGGTGGAGAACGGCTACTTGCACCAGGACTGCTGCGCCTCCGCCCACTGCCCCTGCTGTGGCCAGGGCGCCCCAGGACCCGGCCTGGCGTCCGCCGCCGGCTGCAAGCGCAAGTATTACCCTGGCCAGGAGGAGGACGAAGACGACGAGGAGGACGCTGGCGACCTGGGAGCCGAGCCCCCCGGGGGCGCCCCGTTCGCCCCCTGCAAGCGCGCCCGCTTCGAGGACTTCTGCCCGGACTCGTCCCCGGACGCGTCCAACATCTCAAACTTGATCTCCATCTTTGGCTCGGGCTTCTCGGGGCTGGTGAGCCGACAGCCGGACTCCTCGGAGCAGCCGCCGCCGCTCAACGGGCAGCTGTGCGCCAAGCAGGCGCTCGCCAGCCTCGGCGCCTGGACTCGAGCCATTGTCGCCTTCTAG